gatcactaccacaaaaatgctctccaactgcccctccttccacctgcccatcttcatttcataaaactatgtctaaaactgcaccctctcttgttggacttgcgacatactggacaaaaaaagttctcctgaacgctcctcaagaattctgctccctcaattcgtttcatactcaaactatcccagttaatattggagtgattaaaatccaatgctattactgccctattgttcttgcacttctcagagatttgactacatatctgcttctctatctccctctgtttgaggcctatagtacactcccagaagTGCGatagccccttttttgttcctttgctcaatccatatggttTCATTTGTTGAACCTTgcaacatatcatctctcctcaaagctgtaatagtttccttgaccaaaattgccagtcCCCCTCCTTTCGTATCTccctccctattgtgtctgaaaaccctgtaaccagcaacgttgagctgccattcctgaccCTCCTTAAGCCACATCTCtgcaatagctgtgatatcattgtCTATcgctgccctcagctcatctgctttatttactatacgccttgcattgaaatagaaaaGCTTGAGCATTGCCAAACTCTTCTTTTTAAATTTTCCAACTCTTGTTTCCTCTGTTTTTGTTTTCCATtatttttccgccttccattttaactTATGATTTTGTCCCAGccaagtctaccctcaggtccccacccccatgccaaactagtttaaactctccccaacagcactagcaaaaagtTCCGCAagaaactcagtcccagctctgttcaggcgcAAACTGTCGagcctccaatgagtataggcccaacatgctcaatctttcctcagaagagaaccctttcatcccagcaatcaaccgagtgaaccCTCTCGGAACAGCTTCCAATGCAGCTATATCCTTAAGTACAGAGACCACCATTGTACACAGTGCTCTAAGTGAGGTCTCACAAGTGCCGTCcatagttgcagcaagacttctcttgtacttttatactccatctcccttgcaataatgccaacattcaatttgccttcctaattacttgctgtgcctatgtgcccactcacttaaccgatttaCATATATTCGCAGATGGTTTGTGCCCATTACACACCTTGTTTACCTATCCATTTTTGTATTGTcctcaaatttggctacaatacactcggtcccttcatccaaatcatgacTATAGATGTTAAAACGTTGATTCCCAGCATTTATTCCTGTGGTGCTCTACTTGAAAAAGTTTGCCAAGCTAAAAATGTGCCATTAATCCCGAAtctctttcctgttagttagccagccttttattcatgctgatatattacccctgACGTCATGAGATCTTTTCCTATGTAAGGACCTCTTTATTTGGCACCTTACCGAAAGCCTGtcagaaatccaaatgcactatatCTACCAGTTTCACTTTTCCCACCCTGCCTTTTACATGCTCAAACAACGCTAATACATTTgtgaaacattatttccctttcataaaaccatgttgactcagcctgattGCATGATCATATTTTAAATGTCCTGCGACTACATCCTTAATAATTCAAACTAGCACTTTCCTAATGACAGACATTCAGCTACCTAGcctatcgtttcctgctttctgtctcccctctTTCTTGagcaaaggtgttacatttgcatctccagcattctccctctacctggacccctccccctggcctcttacccgctcttcatctcttcattgaaaactgtcgatgagacattggtcgtctcaatttctctgcccccctcactcactcaaacctatccccctctgaacttgagtcactccgttctctcaggtctaacaacGACATGGTCATTAAACCTGcagacaaaggtggtgctgttgtcatatggcgtaccgacctctaccttgcagaagctcaatgccaaatcacggacacttcttcctacctccctctggaccatggccccaccaccgaacatcaagccaccgtccaaaggattgtcactgacctcatcccctctgtaaatcttccctctacagcttccaacctcatagtcccacaaccccggaaagcccgcttctacctccttcccaaaatctacaaacgggactgccctggcagacccattgtgtcagcctgctcctgccccactgaacttatttcttcctatctagactctatcttttctccgctggtctagtctcttcccacctacatccgtgactcttctgacgcccgacgtcattttgacaatttccagtttcctggtcccaaccgcctcctcttcactatgtacATCCAATCTCtcaacacctccatcccccaccaggatggtttgagggctctccgcttcttcctggaacagaggcccaaccagtccccatccaccaccactctcctccacctggctgaacttgttctcacattgaacaacttctccttcaactccatgcacttccttcaagtaaaaggtagcGCTAtgtgtacccgcatgggtcctagttatgcctgtctttttgggggatatgtcgagcattctttgttccattcctactcagacccctcccccaactctttttccggtacattgatgactgtatcggtgccgtttcctgctcccgccccgaactggaaaactttatcaactttgcttccaatttccacccttctctcacctttacatggtccatctctgacacttcccttcccttcctcgacttctctgtctccatctctggggataggttggctactaatatccattataagcccaccgactcccacagctatctcgactacacttcttcacaccctacctcctgtaaggactccattccattctcccagtttctccatctccgatgcatctgctctgataatgctaccttccatgacggtgcttctgatatgacctcctttttcttcaaccgaggatttccccccactgtggttgacagggccctcaaccgtgtacgacccattccccacacctctaccctcaccccttccctccctcccagaaccgtgacaggattccccttgtcctcaattttcaccccaccagcctccatatccaaaggatcatcctccgccatttctgccacctccagcgtgatgccactaccagtcgcatcttcccctcccttcccctatcagcattccgaagggatcgttccctccgcgacaccctggtccactcctccattacccccaccacctcatccccgtcccagggcaccttcccctgcaatcgcaggaggtgtaatacctccccatttacctcctctctcctcactatcccaggccccaaacactcctttcaggtgaagcagcgatttacttgtacttccttcaatgtagtatactgtattcgctgctcacaatgtggtctcctctacattggggagaccaagcgccgactgggtgaccactttgcggaacatctccactcagtccccaagcaggacactgagcttccggttgcttgccatttcaacactcccccctgctctcatgctcacatctctgacctgggattgctgcagtgttccagtgaacatcaacgcaagctcgaggaacagcatctcatttaccgattaggcacactacaacctgccggactgaacattgagttcaataatttcagagcatgacagccctccattttactttcatttttagttattttttcttccttctttttaacattcctttttacattttttacaatcttttttttgcatttatttcatttcatctttgtttgttcagtttgcttacccactgttttttttcaggtttgcacttgctgctgttcaatattcagtgtatttacacctaatctgtactaatgctttgtctttcaacacaccattaacatattgtttgcctttgctccgtgaccttttggtcagctatctggcctggtccaatctagacctcctttgttatctcttgcctcacccccacctcacttgtttattacctgtgacttttctaatatttgtcagttccgatgaagggtcactgacccaaaacgttaactctgcttctctttccacagatgctgccagacctgctgagtgattccagcatttcttttttttatttcagatttccagcatccacagtattttgcttttgttacatttgcggttttccaatccacgcgatcctttccagaatctaaggaattttggaagattgcaaacATTGTAAttattatctctgcagctacttctattaagacccgaggatgcaggccatcaggtccaggggactttccAGCCTTTTTCACATTAATTTTCCGAGGTCTTTTTCTCCAAtcattaagttcctccctccctttttcttCTTGATGTTATACTATTCTGGGGATGCttttttgtgccttctactgtgaataCGGATACAAAATACTCGTTTAAAGTCTCTGAAATTTCCTTGTTTCCCACTATTAAATCTCCAGGCTCGTCCTCCAAGGCTCcaacgcttactttagctactcccgtccctttttatttatttatggaAACTTTTAGTGTCTGTTTTTATTTGTCTTGATAGTTTATGCTTACACTGTAATTGGTCTCTCTGTATTCTTTATTTTTAGTGCTTGATTAtttaaaaatcccaatcctctggccgaccACTAATATTTGCAATATTGTAGGCATTTTCTTTAAATTTCATACCATCCTTAGGttcctttgttaaccacggatggtgtgtCCTTCTCAAAGAGTCCTTCGTTCTCAATGGAGCATATTTTTGTTGAGAGCTATGAAATATGTCCTtgaatgtctgccattgcttctctattGTCTTACCTTTTGACATACTTtacccaactctgtcttcatacccttgtcatTGTCTCTACTTAAGTTGAGACACTATTCTCAGACCAAAAACTTTTACCCTCAAACTGTATGTGAAACCCTATAAttctatgatcactcttgcctcgaTGATCCTTTACTATGATGTCACTTATTATTCCTGTCTCatgacacattaccaggtctaaaatagcctactttcgtgttggttccagaacgtgttaTTCTAAGAAACTGTGCCTAATACATTCAATGATCTCATCCTCCAGGCTGTCTTTGGGAATTTCATtggtccaatctatatgaaaattTAAATCAACTATGATCAATGCAGTacatttcctacaagcccccattatttcctgatttataccctgTCCAATAAACTCATCCCACCATTGACTTCTTCCCTTGACTATTTCCtatctccacccaaactaattTTACATCTTTGCTTTTCAGAGCCGAGATAATTTCTCACTactatactgatctcatcctttgttAAAATAACCACCCTACctgcttttcctttcttcctatcctcacaaaaatgtcaaatacccttgagtaGTTAATGACCttgcttggtcaccttgcagctacGTCTCTGTAATGACCAACATATCATGCCCATTTACTTTTATGGGCTGCATTTTAGAGACAGCCAACCCTGCCCCgtccccgacgtcgggggtcgtgccGGCAGGATTTGGGGGGGCAGAATACGCTGGGAATGGACCGCCATGCACTCCACTGCTGGGAAAGCCCAGCATAATATTACGGGCGGCTGTGAGGCCTCTTGCGCAGCCACCACCCTGACCACCCcgaccacccccacacccccacacccccacccccgctgcttggcgactggaccgccatttaaatatgtgAATTATTTAAAATCAATAAATTAATTACACCTACGCTCCTGCCATCTGTCCCACTGCGATCTTGGTGCTGCTGGCTGgccctcctgcgccttcggatcccagtCCAGGGAACCGAGGCgcaacagtggtggggaggggggagaaggtacatttctcagtgtggggtcaaagtaatatcattggtgtaggagatGACAGGAAGGGTTAAAGTTCAAAGTTTATTTAATTTGCATGGGGAAAGGTCAGCTGGACAAGGTTAGTGTTTTGGTGGTAGAAggaaagtaattaatttaattatcATTGGGGGTTGGTACAGGGGcaaaaataaatgtatttttttattatttgtctCTTTAAATACATAAGTAGAATGGTAGGGGTTAAATCTCTTGGGGCGAGATTTGAGTGGCCAGGCCATGTGGGAATTTGAACTTGAGGATACGAATTGTAGGACTAGAGACGATTGCATAGATATAATGGGATACATCCACCAGTCTATCATTCCAGAAACGGGAGAGCGGCTTGGATGATGATGGTGCCACTGATTTGGGGAAAATCTGGGATATCCAGCAGATTCATGCAGGAAATGGGGCAGTGCCTATGTGTATATAGAGTCCATTGTAGGCTAGATTTCGTTGTGGCGGTTGGTATCCCAGCATTGTGTTGAAAAGCAGAGGAAAACTCGACCTCGGTCTTTGGGAGCCAACACGCCACGCTCAACCGCCCGCATCCCCGCACAACCACACACGGTGTAATTAAATGGTGCTCAGGCACTGTGATCCCACGCAGACGAGAATCCCACCTCCAAGTGTTGCCAGCCAAGCCGTAGTACAGcaggccactgggagcggtggccactgccggtactgcaagagaCTTTGGACTCAGTCACACTGCTGGAGCCAgtgcccaaggtaagtgaggcagggacaccgtcGCCGGACAGGCAGGACCGGGAAACGGTTGGGGGGCACAGGACGTAAAGTGCAGGGGGATCTCGTAGGTGGAATATTTCCCAGTGGGGGGCCTCCATGGGCCTGAGAGTGCCCACAGAGGAGGACACCTCAAGCCGACAGGAAGGTCGTCCCGTTTCACTGGGTGACTTTTCCATGTGGCAGAGGCTGATGATTAATTCACAGCGGCGGCACGAATGGGCCCTTAAGAAGCCAGCAATAGGACACcttgggcctcaattggtctctaggGGGGAAGCCCAACGGTGGCATACCCAGCCCTGACAAAATTCCTGTCCAACAGGATGGCAATGGGCCCTCTAACACCACCTCACGTCGCAGTTCTATGGGCCTCATCTCCGCCTCCAAACACGTCTTCggcagcgggggttggggggcggggcggggagggggaggggtgcagtaAAATACGCCCTTTGTTAATATTCGCCATAGCTCACTTCCAAAACTTCAGTTCACTACAATGGGTAAAATTGATCGAATGCAGACAAATATCCATGATATATTTCCAGCCTCTGGACAGTGAATGACCAAGGCAGGGGACAGAAAGAGAATAGAAGATGACATCGAGAGTCACCTGGGTGTCCAAAACATAAATTGGAAACGAGTTTAACAGTACTTATGGTGCTCACTTCTTTGGCATGTATGGGAAGAAAACGATTGAGAGTTTAACATCTACAGCCCAGGCAACATTAAAAAAAAGGAGATTCGATAGAAAACGCTAATACAATCGATCAACAATCTATTGACTTTACTAGGGACATTCTTACATTGGAATTTTAATTAGTTCATTGCCAACATTCATTCAAACGAGGCCGACATGGAGCTATTAGCGCATTAAGCACATTAGATGATATTACCTACCTCTCATAACTCTTACAGAAATCATTGCATCTTCGCTGAATGGCGAATGCTTCATATTTAAAAGGACCTCAGTTTGATAACGACAACTATAGTTTCCTGCAGTTTGAGTGCCTTGGATGTCGATAGGGAAGGTCACATTTCGAGCAGCGTCAGAAACATCACGGGACAGTAATCTTTTGTTATTTCGGTATAAGTGAAATGTTCCCCCTGTGCAGCGAATGTCACCTTTGCAGGTGATAAGAACTCTCTTTCCGACTGAAAATACACCAGAGGATGGATCCATGGAGATTCTCGGAACTGGGAGTTCATCTGGAAAAATATTTGGAATAAGTAAAAACTTATCTAAAATTCTATGTCAAGATTGGACTGAATGGCACATTGGGACATCAAAGATGCAAGAAAACTTCCACATTAGCACCGAATCAACAAGGATGTAAATAAAAGGGTAAATCTAAATGTGCCAGTTATTGTGTGCAGTCAGTTTCTTCTGCCTTTGGGCAGTCTCTTACTGAACATCTCTATACTGCCTGCACAATCTTGACCATTCTTGAGCTCATAAAGTTTAACTTGTCTTCCCATTCTCACATAATTCTTTATCTGGTTCTCTTCACCTCTGCCTGCTCCATGTTCTCATCTCTTGCATCCAATATGTACATTGCAGCCCTCTGTGCGTTCAGGGCATAGATTTGACATCACTGCACCTGAAAGTTGCCCACCGCTTTCCAATCGACTCCATCTGGTTATTACGCGTTGGCTTGATTTGCATTTGGCACTTCTTAAAGCCCAGTGGCTGCAAATGTTTACAATGCTCATTGTTGCTGATTATGTCGGCTACAGTGTTAAACAACGGCTCAATGTTAACTttttcatccttgtttcaaatccctgcatggtctCCCTCCTTCTCATCTCTGTGACATCTAattttaattcctccaccattggtggccatgtcttcagctgccgagtAATATTTCATCTCTCGGCCTTGAGCTTTGGAATTGCGCTCCTCAACCACTCTACCTCtctcatctctttcctcctttgaaaAGCACATTTGCAACTAAGCACTAGAATTTGCTCTCAAGCGGTGGTGCAAAATGAGCTACGTGGGTTTCGGCCACCTATTATAAGCCGCGCCAGATACTTAATCCCATTGATTATGATGGAGCTGATTATCAGGCACTGCACATAACGGTGGTCGATCTGATAGTGCCCGTTTTGCTCCACCGCCCCAGAGAATTTATCCAGCCCCCAATTTTCTTAAGCGCACAGGACTGTACAGAATATCAGATGACTGACTGAGTCACATATCGACCTTTCTGGTTCATTGTCATGTCCTCACTTATCTAGAATGTCTAGAAATGCATGAATACTGTTATTGCTGTACCTGAAACGTAAATAAGCAGCTGTGAGCGCACCCGGTAAGAATGGAATCATATTGAAGGATTACTCTGGCTCCCACCCACACTCTGTCTGCTGGGAGCGTCGCTTGAGTTTTTCTGCAGATTGAAAGAAAGCGGCTTTCTGCTTTCTCACAATGAGAAAATATGTGCTAATAACTACTGGAACTGCCAAGGATCAGCAAGttttctggctccaaagacattaTAAGTAGTTTAAATTGACATGTACACTGATTTACACCGGAAATTACAAATCGATTACCAATTTGCAGAATAACCTGAACGCACAATTATCGCTGGTGCCCACTTGTCCATGAATTCCGCTTTAAGAACCAGTGACGAGACCAGTTTCCCTTGTGTTTAACATGACAATTGGAACTCTTTTTGGCTGAGCAAGCACCCGCAATTCACACAATCTCAGTGACAATATCGATTTTCATAACTTACCTCGAATAGATATCTGAACAGGGTCACTGGGTTTTGAATGTATCCATCGTCCAGGTTCTGTTAAACATTGGCATGTGTAATTCCCCTTTTCTTCACGTTTTGCAATGAAATCGAAAGCTGTCTCACACTTTCCGTCTTTGAGATCAATGTATTTCATTCTCCTCTGACCTCTGTCGAAGTGAATCCTCGTGATGGGACACTGACAGCGACAAGTCAAGTTTATTTTCTCTCCCGGTAGGAAAACACTGAAAGGTGGATTCAAAGATAACGTTGGCTTCTTCAAATTATCTGATGAATGGACAAACAGAACGATTTAACAACAAAATTATTTTAATTAATCTACGTTTATATTATTGTAATAAATAAAGTTCAATGCGGCCTTTGCAGAAAAAAGTGCATCCGTGGTGCAATGAGAACAGTGTGAGAAGACAGCGCGGCCTAAGCTTTTTAAAGAGCTTCATCATTGGAAGTAGCAAGCAATTTTTGATTATTGTTGAGGAAATATTAATATGTAGGGTACAGAAACTATAAAATTAAAGTGCAACTGTGGCCATCCTACACAGTTATTTATAACACAATAGTGAAGTCTCAAAGCGAGATTGCATATATTTTGGACAAATAAGCGGAGTGCTACTCAATACAATTTAAGACTTGTGGGCAAAGTCATGATTATCGTGCGATAATAAAGACACCATTTTTGAGAGTGTTAGAAATGTAACGAATTTATGCAATAAATCAAAGCTTCACAGCCTTCCTGATTGCCATGTCCTCAGGTTCAGGTTAGTGAATTGGTTAGTAATTTCACTGTTAAATGCTTACTGTCAATTGTTTGTCCGTGCAGGGCATGGAGCTGAActgcaaaaaagaaaaaaagatgcACATGTAAGACACGAACAATTCTTCACATCAAAATTGTCATGATCTCCATTCAAATCCACCGATTCTCCCAGCTTGGATTCAGGCACTTCATAAATTATGATTAGATTAGTGTTTGGAGGAGGAGGGGTTCTGGGAGTGTGTTGCAAATTTCCGCTCACTTTTGTGTTAACAATACTTTTTGATTTCTTTCAAATGCCTTATCTGTGAATATCAGACTTTTCTCCATTGCAAACCGTAATACAAATTgctaaaatctagctattataatcTAACAACTAACTTATTACAAACTGACATTTACATTTATTAAAACTCTTCTTTATAGTATGGTAAATTGGGAAAACTTAGGAAACAGGGCACAATATAGACAAGATGTCAGTCAGGTGTCGGCAACATACATGGAGACCAGTTtctgtggtaaaagattttgagctCCAAGACTGGTAATTTCAGGAGCAAGAGATTTCCCAATGGCGTTTTCAGACCAGTTTATAAAACATCAGAAGTGTAAGTTTTACTGCAGACAGATGTCGCATGCTAAGGGAGAGGACACCGGTTCTGGACTTCGGGCACATTCGAGGTTTTCCGGGGTGTTCAGAATATCTTTTAAAATGCCACCGGAAAACCTCGAATATGTCCGAAGTTCTGAAACTCCTGTTCACACTCTCAGTggtcagagagatggagagagagagagagatgtgtgagagagagagacaggggggtaagaaagagagaaggagcgagagggagagagagactgggagggagaggaggaagagagtgtgggagagcggatgagagagaggaggagagtcaggggagagaaagagtgagatagagagaggggagagggagagagagaagggagtagggagggggagggagtgtggagggagaggtcgaagagagaagagaagagaaaggCCGACAAAagggaggaggtgggagaggggggataaagagaggggagagagagagggagagagagaaagagagagcgatggAGGAGAGAAAGAGACGGGGGAGCGAGGggaagagacggggagagagggtcagagagagagagaggcgtggAGAGGGACAGAAGGGGAGAGGGATCAaaacagagagtggagagagagggggagatagtgggggagataGATGGACACAGCGAGGGAATTGGTGGAatgggagagagtgagcgagagggtAGCGAAAGAGACCAAGATCACTCCTGTCATCTGGACATTTATTCAGATTTTCTAtgtatcgctacatcaagtgtgctggAAGACAGTAACGACTTGTGCAAGGCAGAACAATGACAGTATCTGACTAAATAAGGAGAAATGCGTTTTAAATCGGATTGTCATTTGATGGCGTTAGGTCGGCGATGCACTTGCCATACAGATtggttgcccccatgtccgtggcagaGTCAATAATGTTGGCAAatatccgtggtgcaacatgttaatgtcaaggtagagggattctgggagattgtcaAGTTTTAAAACATTTACTTACAATTCAAGTGTGAGATCTTAAGAGCTGACAGTGAAAGCATTTTCTGTAAGAGCAAAATGTTGATATGTCTCGCAATGAGATAAGGGACCATGAAATGTAAAAGCCTTGAGATAAACTAGTCAACACAATCGGATATTACCAACACAAATCGAAAAGCTGAGCAACTG
This DNA window, taken from Heterodontus francisci isolate sHetFra1 chromosome 45, sHetFra1.hap1, whole genome shotgun sequence, encodes the following:
- the LOC137356143 gene encoding immunoglobulin superfamily member 1-like isoform X1, which gives rise to MFTLSVLLGIVQLHALHGQTIDNNLKKPTLSLNPPFSVFLPGEKINLTCRCQCPITRIHFDRGQRRMKYIDLKDGKCETAFDFIAKREEKGNYTCQCLTEPGRWIHSKPSDPVQISIRDELPVPRISMDPSSGVFSVGKRVLITCKGDIRCTGGTFHLYRNNKRLLSRDVSDAARNVTFPIDIQGTQTAGNYSCRYQTEVLLNMKHSPFSEDAMISVRVMRGNGLLLYVGLGCAAGILLLIFVAILCFLLVKRGKTRRQNIKSSPTSASLSASKEASDNNYVNTSLSSYPETNRLLPEAPENVKEEITYASLNLEAINRKAATSGNAPDTRFGAKNLQPNSKNEAITSPSVRSEAQNRKNAAPATAPEASVYAEVKKI